A genomic region of Oryza glaberrima chromosome 1, OglaRS2, whole genome shotgun sequence contains the following coding sequences:
- the LOC127767590 gene encoding uncharacterized protein LOC127767590, giving the protein MDRQRQQSSRGNATATRGGGSSGKGGGGGVGKAAGKKPIKVVYISNPMRVKTSAAGFRALVQELTGRNADPSKYSPRASADDDDGGGGELAAASNGAGEPGPGAAAASPDTGAAAASDAADALVAAGHSAAATFDDEGGGGGGGYYDDDDDDDDIFRSQLLDTSYSVFSPPTLLYDHPHSKV; this is encoded by the coding sequence ATGGATCGGCAGAGGCAGCAGAGCTCCAGGGGCAATGCTACTGCAACGAGGGGTGGTGGGTCGTCGGggaagggtggtggtggtggtgtcggGAAGGCGGCGGGGAAGAAGCCGATCAAGGTGGTGTACATCTCCAACCCCATGCGGGTCAAGACCAGCGCCGCCGGGTTCCGCGCCCTCGTGCAGGAGCTCACCGGCCGCAACGCCGACCCTTCCAAGTACAgcccccgcgcctccgccgacgacgacgacggcggcggcggcgagctggccgCCGCCAGTAACGGCGCGGGCGAGCCCgggcccggcgccgccgcggcctcgcccgacaccggcgccgcagccgccagcgacgccgccgacgccctcgtgGCGGCGGGtcattcggcggcggcgacgttcgacgacgaaggcggcggtggcggcgggggatactacgacgacgacgacgacgacgacgacatcttCAGGTCGCAGCTGCTGGACACCAGCTACTCGGTGttctcgccgccgacgctgctCTACGACCACCCGCACAGCAAGGTGTAG